The window ACTTTTTTAGAGATATTAATTAGAAGTTAAGTTTTAAGCACTTTTGAGTTGAACATCAATCGTATCTGTACTTGTGCCATGTTATTGTATTTGCTTTGATAACATACATAGCTCTTCTGTGCTTAACACAGTTTAGTCCAGTGTCTGTTTGACTTTGATTCACAGTGGAAGAAGATGAAATAGAGGAATTGACAGAGGTGGAGTTGCCAATTATTCCAAATTACCTTGTGAATCCTCCATTCCCTTATGTTAAGACGGAAAAGCCTAGCCTGATTCCAGAAGCTCATGTCCCATCGCACAATGGAACGGTTGGCACCTCGGAAGTATCCCATTGTGAGCAGGCACCTTTGCCAGCCTTGGAGAAGGAACGGAACCCTTTTGCTGATGCCAGCATACCGAGAGAGAGCGCATACATACCAGTGGCTGAACAGAATGGCCTCCAGCCCAGTTCTCTGGGATCTGTGAACGGAACTACCTTGGATTCCAGTCATTCGAACCACAGTGAGCACTCACACAAGACAACTCAGAATGGACCAGTCTGTTCTACCTTACTGTCCCCTAATGGGAACCCCAGCTCATCGGTGTCGGCCAGCAGTGGCAGACAGCAGTCCATACCTCAGCAGCTGAACTGCAATCAGATGGGCTCCATGCCAGCGTTTCAGCCATTTTTCTTCACCAGTGCTTTTCCACTGAATATGCAAGGTAAAACCTTGTTGTTTACGTCTTTTGCTCAAATACAAAGCCTCACTTCAGtgcttaaatttaaatacacaTAGAACTGCGCAAGCTGTTCAAAATGATTTGCAACTGTTTTGCTCCTGTAAGCAGAATGAGCAATTTAAATGACACACTGACCTCTTTTCTCTTAGCCTGTAATCATGCCATTATTTGGAAGTCATGATAATTTGTGTTAAAGAATATTTCACCTAGCTGTTGTTGTAGGTATGCCCAGAGGTATAGCATTGCTTGTATGTTTTAATATTGATCTCCTTGGGATATAGGTGGGAGTTTTATCCTCTGTGCAATTTGAACTTTGACATTGCTGGGACATTTCAGCATATAGAGATTTGTGATACACCTTAATCCTCTGAGCATACAAAGAGTCTCAAAGCCAAGCGGGTTTGATGGGGGTGTTCCATTTACACTATGCTGGGATTGAGACACAGTTGACTGTTAAATTGCCAGGACATTACTTTGTATGGAGAACCTGTTTTTAGCTGTGCTTGCAAAATAGACACAAATATGTAACAGTGAAATTCAAGGTGATCCTCTCAAGCTTTAAAGATctagtttaatttaaaacacatttaccGGAACCAGATTTCAGCAGATCACAGTATTCTTGACAGCCTGGGTGACCTTCAGATATGTTTCCTAGCAGCCTTTCCAGCATGGCCCTCAATaagcattttaatatttctgacTGGCATTGCAGAGCTGGTGCTGAAGGTGCGGGTCCAGAACCCCAGTGTGAGAGAGAATGACTTTATCGAGGTCGAGCTGGACCGCCAGGAGCTGACATACAGATCCCTGCTGCGAGTGTGCTGCCGGGAGCTGGGGGTCAGCGCCGACCACGTGGAGAAGATCCGGAAGCTTCCGAACACTATGCTGCGCAAGGCAAGCGAATCCCAGCGCTTTAAGAATTGAGTGTTAAGTTAGACAGGAAGCGGCTAACTCACAGTATTCTTTTTCGTAGAGAACAGGATTTTTTACAGCACCAGGACACAGACCCCATTCTGTAGCCAGCAGCAGGTCGAGCATTTTCAAGCtcgtttgaaaaagaaaaaaatctgtttagataaagagaaaaaacagttttttatcCACCCtttcaaacattttctaaaattcttACCATTTAGGGTGGTAGGGGGAGTCggggcctatcctggcaagcaagacAGGAAACACACTGCACTaaagccagtccatcacagggctcacacacagaaacaaaacggCACACACTCACCTcatggccagttttcccagaagccaagtaacctaccaatatgtgtttgaactgtggaaggaaacccaaGCAAACGCAGAGAGatcacacaaactccacacagatagcatcccaggtccagaattgaaaccagggccctagtgctgtgaggcaacaaaactAATCATTGCACCTCCGCACCATCTGAAAAAAATTAACTAAAATATTAACTAAAAACGGGCCACTTTAGATACGTTTGTTTAGTGTAATTTGTCTTACTTTACCCTAAATTTTTATTTTGGGTCTCTCCTGCCTAGACTAAATAGAGGTTCTGAAATGTAATTACAAATTTATAATAAACAGGTAACAATAAAATTTCCAAATAACTTTGTGCTACATTTGGTGTTGTCTACTACTGTAACTGGGTTAAGCACTGTTAATATGTACCAGAGGTCAGAGGTTATACAGTAAACATGATTATAACATGGCGCCTGTGGTTGCTATGGTTCCCAACATCATATTACAAGTGTACCTTTAAATGCTTTCTTGGGTATCGCTATTAAGCACAgtatactactactactactagtaTACTACTAcagttacataaaatatgcaaaaacatTAAGTGCAACAatatgtaaagtaaaaaaaaatcctacatTCAAATTGTAATTCTCTTCTTGTTCCTCTCTGGCACTTCTAAATCTATTACACCTCTGAGCACCACACTGGCTGCTCCTTGTGACAGGAAAAGCTCTACAGTTGCATTTACAGTCCTTTACAAACAGATAAAAGCAGGAAAAACAGAGTAACGCATGAAGCCTCCTGGATCACTGCACTGTGCACGCCTCCAGTGTCAGAATGTGTACCGTGACCAGCAAGAGGCGCTCTGGAGAAAGGCTCTGGAAATGCTCGAACCAGGACCCAGTTAGACACATCGAGTGGCTAATCAAGTAAAAGTGCAGACTCAAAAGTCAGTGATCATTCTGAGCAAATATCCATCAAAGCTTGCAAAGAGGCTAAACATCATAAACTTGTTTGTGATTttgaacatgaaattgtcagaaGTGGGAGTGATATGGAAAGGATCTTGAATTCCAATGCAGCATGCTCAGACATTCAGCAACACAGTTCCTCAGTGCTGAGGAGGTTTGAGAAAGACCATCGTGTTCGTAGAATCTGGCTAGTACTACAGGAGGCTACTAGATTATACAAAAAGTGTCTTGTTGTTAGACATCTgcttgtaacatttttaaataaaaaaatatatttaaatgatcGTTTCATATTATGGAAAATAGTGAGAATTATATgctaagaataaaatatttgtccTTGAGGTTACCCAATAaggactatactgtacatgtaacaaGTGTAGCCTGTGCTCTGCCCCTGCTGGGATTTGGTCACGGTTGATTGCTTGCTTGTAGCTGAAATGGCGCAACTCCATAGTCTACAGCAAAACACCACTGTGCCAAAAAAACAGTCTTCCACTGCTGCAGAATTCTACAGTGTTAAGCTTTCAAGAGAGTGATGTCACTTCTGCAACATGTTTGCTGCACTGAGGCTAGTGGGCGACAATAGTTAGATTGTGAAACCCTACCATCGACAGGCCCATCGGAGTTGCAAAAACACAAGAGGCCTCATAGCAAAAGAGTATGGGATTTgaaatcaataattaaaaatgttttaaattacctTGTTAGCATGTCCTAGAAAGTGTTGGCTGGAAAATGCACTCTGAATTGTTGATTACatcatctcttttttttttttagagttaCAGTCCTAACCAGGGTAACATTAAATTCCcacagtatttaatatttatttctcttttagCAGCCTCCTAACTATCTGTGCAGACTGGGATGGGTTCTTAGTGTTTAATTAGACCATTGCTGATTAAATGTCTTGTCTAGGGGAAATGGGCtactattttattgttttaaccaCTAGACTGTTAGTTTGAATGAATTTGAACAAATAAAGAGAAGCAAATCCAGAGAGACTGAACAAGCACAGTGGGACATGTCCTAGTTGTTTTATCAAAAATTAAGGATATAGTTAATGGAATGTcattaaataaaggaaaaaaaaaacattgtaagaaGCACGCTTCTTATTTATGATTTCCTCAGTCCTCACTCCAGGACCATGGAGATCCACAGGATTTTACTTGGACTTAATTAATTTTAAGCAACTTcggacaagtactgtatatcactgtttTCAATGAAGTGAAATTGCACAGGAGAAATCCTCGAACTCTTACTGTATTAAAAGCTTCCTGTAATGATGATATGACACCTCACATGCTGAAGAAGTTGGTGTCCAGAGTTCGCTCTCTATAAACACAGTTGTTCACAGTATGTGTTCCTAACCCTGGGGCAGAGCACAGACACATGATGCTGAAGACAGATGGCAGGGCCGACCTGGTAAATTCAAGTTCTTGGAAGGCTCAGGCTTAGCTGCCTTCAAAAAGATTTCTgtatgggaaacaatcatgctgaattaaaaaaaacaaactatttttttctcttgtcagGACAAAGATGTTGCCAGGCTGCAGGATTTCCAGGAGCTGGAGGTTGTGCTGGAGAAGACGGAAGGCCTTGCCTTGTTTTCAGCCACGGGACAGTCCTCCCTGACAGACAAGCCCTGCTACAATATGAAAGCGTCGAAGCTCACTTACTAGCTTGCCCCGGAGCACACCACGCAGCATCTGTTTACATGTGTGCTGGTGAAAACACTTGAGTAGGCTGAAAGGTTTATTCCCCCTCTGGTTTCTATTACATTATTCCACTTTCAGAGGTGTGTGATGTGGTATGATTCAGTTTGCAGTATGATACATATTTCTAGCagtgatgtttttctttgtccTTTTAGGCAAAGTCTTTTTGTTATACACCACATGGTATGGGTCACTGCTGTGGCTTATGTTTTCATTTCggcatatttgtttttctctgatgAGTGACTAGAAAGGGTTTAGCTCCCTGAGAGAAAGGTATTTTAGTGATAAGAGTCAGAGATTACaagaattcatctttttgctgTAAATTTCCTTGAAATCTATTACTCTTATTAAAGATACTAATCTACTATATTATATGAGTCATCCTAGAAGAAAGATGCATACACAGTAGATATGAAATTAACACTTTAAAAGTGCTGAAACAACCTCTAACAAGCATgaacaattttgttttccttatttgTCTTTTAATGATATCATCCATGTTTTAAACGGATTCCGTTTTTATTTTAGCGAATCTAAGGTTTTGACAAGTGTTTTAAGCAGTTCCTTTCCATTTTAAGGGAGATTAGGATTCTATGGCACATAAAGACTGGGATCACGAGACAGCAAtttaatatatgaaataaaaaagagagGTGAATTTCATACTTATTTTCAAGTGCACCATGATATGTAAGTAATTGGTATGTGAAAGTGAAATATGGAAAGTAGGTGTTTGAAAGTCAAATATTAACACAAATAGAGAATAATTTGAATTCTGCAAACAAACAAGTTAAAGAATGGACTGGACATGACTCAGTTATCCACGACTGGTGTCTTACTCAATTCTTTACTTACTacttattattcatttttatttcagagcaGTTTTAGTTGTATTTCTTGTGACGTAAACATTTAGTGACTGACCAGACAATGccgtgattttttaaaaagcacatttgTACCTCCATTTATCATGTAAAAGATTAAGTATGTGGACTGCAGCTATGACTGTTTTTTGGAAAAGGAATAGAAAAATACATatgtacaaaatgtattttcaaaagCTTTCACATATAATATCACTTCATTGCATTTCACTGTAaaaatacaacatactgtaatacaaccCAGAGGCTcatgaaaaacaacacatacTGTCAAGGAACAAATCTGCGATACCACTAGTGACTGAAAATACAAATGTGTTTATAAAACCAATGAATTGAAAGACACAGCAGGAAGCCAGGAGATGTTAATGTTGTGGGGAGTGtctgttgagtgttttaagtaAGTTTTCCATGTTGATAAAAGCTCCAGTAACTCTCAGCCTTGTATCTTAATTAttccattgtttttttccagtgatGTTTTGGAATTATGAGGTTTGTATTTTGCATAATCCCCCATCAAAATAGATTAACTTCTCTTGTGATTTATACTGTAACTAAAAGTAGCAACATTGAAAAGCACTTTGTTAAACTTTGTCTGGAAAGGAAGAGAGAATCTTTTTTAAAGTAGGAGTACCTACAAAACACTAAACAACTGTGTATGTTAGATTCTTTAGGCGAGTAATGTCTAATCTCGTAGTTACTGTCTCTTTAAAATGCTGATCATTTCCCTCATAATTTACGAGTCATGGAGGGGGGGCAGTTTTCAGATTTCAGACAGTATTGCTGTTATCAGTAAGGTTGGGTCACCCTTATTGGTGATAATTAAGATTTTGCAGAGGAAAGCttgtttgaaagaaaatggtaacTCCCGTTTAGTgtttgttaatttgtttaatacGGGGTGAGTTTTACTCGCTGTGTGACAGTGCACAGAATAATGAGTGGCAGCCTGAGTGTCTTATAGATAACAGGAAGCAGGCAGGCTCTTCTGTGACCTATTTATTCTCAGAACAgaggtttttttaattattggctGAAATAATGGAATCTTTTTTTTACGTGTATTCAGCAGAAGCCTGgtttgaactgtttttttatcatttttgatTGAATTGGATTTTTAAGACCTTTGGTGATAATTTTAgaggatatatttttaaaatgaaaaaagcacaATTAATAACTTTATGTAACTGGTACCTTATAGAGAATAAACATGATCTATTTGCTTTCTCAGGTTTAATAAGGTGGGTTTTTCCTGTGTTAACACATTACACTATATTTTTAACAGTCTGTAAAGTAAGCTTCAATACTGTTATGTGCTGACTGTGACTAACATTAACTTTATATTACCTCATAAACACTTCTACTGCGACTTATCGTATTAAAACAGAACTATTTCTCCTATGGCAAGGCGATTGATTTTGAGATCATATTTTAATTGTGTCGTCAAAgctgtttgttgtttttctacATTAAAACAGTATAAAACCATGAATGATTTTTGAAAAAGTCTTAAGCAGCCCAgagttaaaatgttttccttcaTATAATATTTCTGATAACAAATAACCTAAATACTACTAAcctatttataaaataatgttttggaaGCGTTGCGAGACTTGTGACAGTTTACTCATTAAGCTGGTACGTGAGGCTCATAGTAGCAATTGTACTGTATTACGGTGCTCTGAAACTAGAAGTTACTTTGTAGTTCTTCAGAGTTAGATAACTGAATGTGGTTTCTGGGTGCTGATCACGATAATACTGACGTTATGGCATTTGGCATATGGCATATGTCTAAAAGTACTTTTGGactaaatgtttctttttaatcatttaaaaaagcataatgAGCTTTGCAAATTCCAAACCTGATTCTTGATGCCGGTATTCTACAATTTGGCCACAAGACATGTCATTGCCCACAAAATATCACCAGGACAGCTCCTGGTGGATTCATTAAAGTTTGAAGTTGATTTGGGGCTCTATCTTTAGTGAGGGGTATGGTTATTAGAAAGAGTTTAGCCATGTATGCCCACATGTTTATACACCACAGTGGGTTGCGGGTTCAGTGGGTTGACTGTGTATTAAATGGACATACTTTGCTAGACTGAAGTGACTTGCCACACAAAGAATCTGGACGTCTAGTCTTTTTAGGTTTCACTTTCTTAATAAAATCTTACATTCTGAAAAACTGCTTAAAAACACCAAGCAATCCACATCACTTCACTTCCGGATGTTGACTTTTCCATCTAACAGTGTAAAAGTCTTTCACATAAAAAATTTAAGAAAGCTTGAGAGAGCTGGCTCccagaaattgcttttatttaaaaaaaaatcctggttTGTTTTATGAAGAGTTGGAGATAAAAATGACTCAAGATATGGCTCATGTAGCAATCTCCACACTGTACAGCTGCGATTTGATAAAAAGTCTTGAATATTGAATCATGTGTCACTAGAATGCGGGCGAAGGTTTCTTCAGAACCAAGCAGCAGAAAGCAAGTGCTGAGGATTCAGCTAGAGCCCCATTATCATTGTCCTTTCGCCCTGTTAACACGCTAGACTTTCTGTCAGCCAAACGACTGTCTTTCAGTGTCCAGGTGTACATCTGTTGTTTGACATTGACACTAACCACATTGCATCGTGCACTTTTGCTCTGTTTTCAAACACTTTAGCACTACTGAATCTGAATAGTTTCTGTCTGGCAAATCATAACTTTGCACTGTGAGAATCAACATATTTGTGTGTATGAACACCGGGGCTCCATACACTTGCCCCTGCTGTCTGTGGAATGCTGTTTCTAAGAATACATAATGAGACAAACATAATAATACAAATTGGGATTTCCTGTTTTTATATTAGATTCTTGAAACTTTAAAAGGTTTCAAAACCCCTTTGAAAAGCGCAATGTTTTAAAAGTAATGCAAGAAAAATATCCATGCCAAACAATTGTCTTCAACATCTTTTCTGCATCTCTTCCAAATCTGTTGCATTCTGCAGTGTTTCCTAATTaatgaatttaatgtttttgtgtgCAACAATTTTTTTGTGAgtgaaagcttttaaaaaaaataaaatagacctATGGAATACTGAGGCAGGCTAGTGTAGGTGGACTTATTTGAGtggcaattttttttaaaagcaaagtaTTAAGTCAGAAGTAACTGAAGACCTTTTAATCTCTTGATCTCTTTCTGCTGCAGAGTTCATAATTATGAGTACATGCTGGGCAGGATTAAAGACTAATACTAAATGacaaaaagaacatttctcAGCTCTTGCATTTTGAGAGGAGTGTtggctaattaaaaaaattgaaatagacATGGCTAGAACTTTTCAGATGAAGGAAAGAGTTAATATTCATTTGTGAAagtgttgcttttttttctatagCCTTAAGGCTGCCATGTTACTTGTAATCAAGGATGGTATCATTTGCCCACAGTGCACCCTGCTGTCCTCTCTTTTTGGTGTGAAGTGGAATATTTGGTTGAGGATCAGTTATTCAATTGTtttgagtcttttttttttgcttacaacCCTTCTGTGGATAAACACTGGGAACGGGGGACTGGGACTCACACAAAAGTGAGCTGGTATTTCTGACAGTGGAGGATTAGAAATGTCTGGAGAATGTGAAAGGTGCAAATGCAATTGTGTCGCTGATGATAAAATTGCAGATCTGCCTAAATTGTGGTCTTCCTAGTGTGCTCCATTTTAACTCTTTGCTACAGCtagatctgtatttttttaattggttgCAACAGCATTGCAGCTGTTATGCTGATCCTGTTTGCTACCAAAGTAAAAATGGGAGCATTGTATAGGTTATTTCAATGGAATTGCTGATTATCCAACTTTTTCCATGTGTTTTATCATGTCAAAGGCCAGTTAAAACAATACCCTATTAAAAAAACCTTGCAAGTTGACAAAAGCTGCATTTTGCTCTCATTCACTAATTCGGGGGTTGGCGCTTAATGAGGAGAAGACAGTCCTCTGACAAGTAAACAGTtgattgtacagtatgcattgagAGATTTGGTAAATGCTTTGAGTAAGCTCGTCAGAGCACACATTTTCCTTTATAAACGCTTAGCATTGAAAGTAATGTGATGTTTGAAAAATCGAGGGAGGGTCATCTCAGCTAGTTGGGTCACTCTCTGTATGAACCCCAAATCTTTGAatgaataggaaaaaaaaacttggcaaATATTCCAATTTAACAATCTGTTAGTTCAATTAAGGCTTCGACTAGATAATTACGGTCAGCTGGAATAAAAACCAGCATGGCTGTGGCCCTCCAGGACAAGGACGAGACCACTGGGTCATAGCATGCTTTATAGGGATGAGGGGGTTCAGACATTCCTTTAAAGAAGCCTGTTCCTTACATAAATCATCAATGCAAAGTTCTTGTGGAGTTAACTGGAGTGAACGGTGTTCTGTACCTTTGACCACATTTATGGATTAAAGCTTTCCTGTCCTGGTTCTTGTGAGATCTTAAAATTACTTCATGGATTCCTTAATTGAGTTGGTAATTGCCTTATCTTGCCTTGTTTAATCATTTCAGACCCAGAAAACAACCACTTGAACTTTAAAGTTTAGAAATAGTCACACAAGATTTAATAAGGTAGAATATCAGATGAATGGCTTTAGCAAACAAATTGATTACTTGGCTTAGGAAATACAATCACACAGTAACGTGATCCCAGGTGAgggtaaatgtaaaaaatgctgTATCCAGATTAGTCCTCCACTTTCCAGAAATAAGGGCTTGCAGGTCAGTTTGCTCCATTGAGCATAATTCGtgccagaaatacagtatatattctggAATGGGATTCTTAATTCAGGACTTCCTATACTCAAATACTGAACCTTTAGGTCTGGTCTAGATCGTCATTACAGCCTGCTCCTTAGTGATGTAACTGAGTTTCTCATCAACTaatgaaattattaaaaaggTTGCTTGGGCTGAATTCATGCTAAAAAATGGAGTGTGAGGTCCAGCCCTAGTGAAGACCTGTAGCTGTTTCTTAACACTAAATGTAAAAAACCATTCACGTCCATGGAGAAGAGATAGATTTGACTTAACCTATGCATtcagagactgatatttttatatGTCTAAAGTACTTTGATAACTTCTTAGGCACTTTTTAACCCCTGTTACATATGGAGACCTTAACCTGTACTTTAATAAAGCATGGTGAACAAATTATTCATGTTACACTGCAGTGCCTgactttttttcatatttttttttagattttataatTACATAATAAAATTATGATGATTATTGATTAATCGAAAACACTAAAACCATTAAATTCTGGAGAATGTGTCAGCTACCCCTCCTGTCTCATTAATTAGGATtcgatatattttaattttaaatctacCTATGATTGGATTTGCCATGAGAAGATTGGAAAACTAAttctaaataacatttttattactttgtgTAGGCAGTTAAACAAAGCTGAAGTTGTAATGTGGTAACAGCTTGTATTTTGCCTGAAAGATATCCAATAGAATATTCTCTTTAAGTTTAGGTATTGTTTATCTCTTTTGTGGCTATTATACCTAAAATGTGCCTATTGTGACTTGAAAGCAGTCAAATCCTATTTTCTTCAGTACAGAAACCACGGGCTATAAATATGCAAACAGATGTGCGTGTAtagaaaggagaaaaatatgtacAATTTTCTGTCCTGGAACAGATCTCCAGTTTAAAAAACATCCATGGGTAATCTATCGTGCACCACAAGAGGGGGTGGTTTAGTCATAGTTTTGAACAGGTTAGCTTCAGCAAAACATACCCctaaatgaaatgtaatgtaCCCCTTAACAGACAGTGCTGGAATGTTCTATGGATGTGATTATATTTTAACTCAAACTAAAACACTATGTTCAGTTTTTCAATTCGAGCAACATCGAGCAGTCGTGAACAAAAATTGCTTGTTAGGCAcaaaatccatccatctattttctaacttttttatccaatacagtttCGTTGGGCAGCTGGTACCTATCCTGGCATGCAGTGGGAacaaggcaggatgcaccctggacgagatgccagtccatcgcagtaGGCACAAAATTAGAGATGAAAAATTTCACTGCAATTCCTTATGAGTTGTTACCTCACACTACCCGTTCTTGTCAGCTCTCAGGAGCTAAGCAAGGCAGGGCCTGTACTGAAGTACTGAAATAGGACACCACTAAGGAAgaccaggttgctgctgtaagtggggTTGTTAGACCTGCAGGTAACACTTCCTCAGGACCAGAATTTTCAGTCCAATGTCCCAGCATGGTTATGGGGACAACTGTGTTGTACTATTCatggtgctgtccttcagatgagttGAACTGAAGTCCggactacttggtcattaaagatcccatgacgATGTTTGAAAGAGCAGGGTATGAACCCCAGTGTCCTTGACTTAAGCATAGCAAAGCAATTTCACGCTTCTCTACCTGGTTTTTGGTATGCCGCAAAGTATTCCATGTGTCGAAGCCATTTGGGAAGCATTGGTTTGAGAAATACAACTGGTGACGGGACCCAGGCTAGAACTAGTAATGTCTGAGCTGTAGAGTTTCAGCCTGCGCGCAGAGCAATCGTCTTTTTTGAGAGAatccacaaatcatgcttttccCTTGAATGAATATCTTTTCAATGATAGGTTTATCTGACATTTCTTGACACCTGCATTTAATTTGTGATAAGAAAGTTATTTGCAGCCTgaacatccatctattttctaacagctttacaACCAGTAGCCATAGCACTCTGCAACTcatgcaggtgtgagcctggtcagtaactggatgggagacctcctggaaaaaaaactaaggttgctgctggaagaggtgttagtggggccagcaggggacgctcaccctgtggtccatgttggtcctaatgccacagtatagtgacggggacactatactctaaaataggcgccatccttcggatgagatgaaaaccgaggtcctgactctctatggtcattaaaaatcccagggcgtttctcgaaaagagtaggggtataaccctggcgtcctggccaaatttcccattggcccttaccagtcatggcctcctaataatccccatatatgaattggcttcattactctgctctcctccccactggtagctgatgtatggtgagcgttctggcgcactatggctgccgttgcatcatccaggtggatgttgcacattggtggtggtggaggggagttcccattacctgtaaagcgctttaagtggagtgtccagaaaagcgctatataagtataagcaattattaattattattatttatccaCTACAGGTctgcaggggagccggagtcgctctcagcaagcaatggctgcaaggcaggatacaccctggataagacgccagtccatcacagacacacaacatGGCCTATTTTCACCAGGGCAGATTGCATCCATCATACCTTTAAAGCTTCCAGATCTGTCCTGTGTATTGATTTGGTTTACTCACAAATTGCAATGTTCCTCTTAAGGAGGTTCCTTTCTGGCACAAAATTCCAAGCACAACAGATCTCAGTGTAGGATTGTGCTTATTCTAAGGTAAAATATGTCATCAGCCTTTCCGGTTTGGTTGTTTTCCACATATTCactgcacctttttttttaattacactggGACAGTTCCCAAGACTTCTTGACAGATGTGCCCCTTGGATTGTGCTAATATACAAAGTAACTCTTCCCCACAGGTAAGCCAAATGAAATATGAAGATTTTGGCACTTGCACAGAACATTTGATACTGCAGGTAGGCACTTAATAACACACAGATCTGCACTGATGTTTTAACTAGTGACACAGCAGGAAACGTTTTTTTGTATGTGAAAACATAGCTATTATTGTTATTTCAgtgactttttttccccagagaaACTTAGCTGGCCCTATATCATTCCCTATAGGATGTCTGAGGTTATAAAACCAACAAATATTCCCTTAAAGGCAAGATTAAATATCGTTTCTGCATGTCGAGTGTTTATTTGATGTGCACATGAAAGCTCCTGCTGGCGAAAAACTGGAAGATCATCTGACACATGACTTGCTGTTTATATAGAAGCATTTATAG is drawn from Lepisosteus oculatus isolate fLepOcu1 chromosome 9, fLepOcu1.hap2, whole genome shotgun sequence and contains these coding sequences:
- the ankrd40 gene encoding ankyrin repeat domain-containing protein 40 isoform X2 — translated: MTSPSMDKELQERLREASAIGDIDEVRTLVEKGVNINSQNEINGWTCLHWACKRNHRQIVAYLLSSGADTEVLTSKGEKAAQLTSRRDIRKLLGVEEDEIEELTEVELPIIPNYLVNPPFPYVKTEKPSLIPEAHVPSHNGTVGTSEVSHCEQAPLPALEKERNPFADASIPRESAYIPVAEQNGLQPSSLGSVNGTTLDSSHSNHSEHSHKTTQNGPVCSTLLSPNGNPSSSVSASSGRQQSIPQQLNCNQMGSMPAFQPFFFTSAFPLNMQELVLKVRVQNPSVRENDFIEVELDRQELTYRSLLRVCCRELGVSADHVEKIRKLPNTMLRKDKDVARLQDFQELEVVLEKTEGLALFSATGQSSLTDKPCYNMKASKLTY
- the ankrd40 gene encoding ankyrin repeat domain-containing protein 40 isoform X1; this encodes MFKTSYQTLVPPTVEDLYCSTETEEIVSRRLQTNAPYCRGPVEATSLRTCLHWACKRNHRQIVAYLLSSGADTEVLTSKGEKAAQLTSRRDIRKLLGVEEDEIEELTEVELPIIPNYLVNPPFPYVKTEKPSLIPEAHVPSHNGTVGTSEVSHCEQAPLPALEKERNPFADASIPRESAYIPVAEQNGLQPSSLGSVNGTTLDSSHSNHSEHSHKTTQNGPVCSTLLSPNGNPSSSVSASSGRQQSIPQQLNCNQMGSMPAFQPFFFTSAFPLNMQELVLKVRVQNPSVRENDFIEVELDRQELTYRSLLRVCCRELGVSADHVEKIRKLPNTMLRKDKDVARLQDFQELEVVLEKTEGLALFSATGQSSLTDKPCYNMKASKLTY